The Dehalococcoidia bacterium genome has a window encoding:
- the greA gene encoding transcription elongation factor GreA — MEQLIISQAVERYLSTVERPEEVRGALSAFARWYGSDRLVGELRGPDIARYVEELGMGEDAQRRAQALRDFLTFLRREGLISHNLAQHVRLRRAPQGGGMPAQELPPIELTPEGYAALRAELEALKAQRPLIAEEIRRAALDKDFRENAPLQAARERQSHVETRIRELESLLRRAVVVEAKERTRVTLGSTVQVRNLDDGRILRYTIVGPGEADPKAGRISHSSPIGRALLDRAPGEEVEVEVPAGRLRLRVEQVE, encoded by the coding sequence ATGGAGCAGCTGATTATCTCTCAGGCGGTGGAGCGTTACCTCTCGACCGTTGAGCGCCCCGAGGAGGTGCGAGGGGCTCTTTCTGCCTTCGCCCGATGGTACGGCAGCGACCGGTTGGTGGGGGAGCTTCGGGGCCCGGACATCGCCCGCTACGTGGAGGAGTTGGGGATGGGAGAGGATGCCCAGCGACGGGCCCAGGCCTTGCGCGATTTCCTCACCTTTCTGCGACGGGAGGGCCTCATCTCCCACAATCTGGCCCAACACGTGCGTCTGCGGCGTGCCCCTCAAGGCGGGGGCATGCCGGCCCAAGAGCTACCCCCTATAGAGCTGACCCCTGAGGGCTACGCTGCCCTTCGGGCAGAGCTGGAGGCCCTGAAGGCTCAGCGTCCCCTCATCGCTGAAGAGATCAGGCGAGCAGCCCTGGACAAGGACTTCCGCGAGAACGCCCCCTTGCAGGCGGCCAGGGAGAGGCAGTCCCATGTGGAGACCCGCATCCGGGAGCTGGAGTCCCTGCTGCGGCGGGCGGTGGTGGTGGAGGCCAAGGAGAGGACGCGCGTAACGCTGGGGTCCACAGTGCAAGTACGGAACCTGGACGACGGCCGCATCCTGCGCTATACCATCGTGGGGCCTGGAGAGGCAGACCCGAAGGCAGGGCGCATCTCCCACTCCTCCCCCATTGGCCGTGCCCTGCTGGACCGGGCCCCAGGGGAGGAAGTGGAAGTGGAGGTGCCGGCCGGGCGCCTCCGCCTGCGGGTGGAGCAGGTTGAATAG
- a CDS encoding citrate synthase, with product MSLPASTPELARGLKGVVLDTTETSFIDGEAGKLLYRGYNIHDLAERSTFEEVIYLLLYGRLPRRQELAALDEALRSSRALPPEVIDVIRLVQRAHPMDVLRTAVSALAAFDPDTEDNSEEATLRKAIRLTAQVPTIVAAHHRIRTGQTPVAPNPELNHAANFLYMLHGRAPNEEAAKALDVDFILHAEHGTNASAFAARVTVSTGADLHAAIVSAIGTLKGPMHGGAAEAVMRMVQEIGEPERVEEYVQHALAEGRRIMGMGHRVYKVEDPRARHMRERARVLGEKMGQPKWYRILERIAEVTSPLRARGISLNVDFYAGAVYYLLGIPEDLFVPMFAIGRMPGWCAQVLEQMRNNILIRPLLHYTGPMDLEYIPLEERG from the coding sequence ATGAGCCTGCCTGCCAGCACCCCCGAGCTCGCCCGCGGCCTTAAAGGGGTCGTCTTGGACACAACTGAGACCAGCTTCATCGATGGTGAAGCGGGCAAGCTTCTTTACCGTGGCTACAACATCCACGATCTGGCCGAGCGCTCCACCTTTGAGGAGGTGATCTACCTCCTGCTGTACGGTCGACTCCCTCGGCGCCAGGAGCTGGCTGCCCTGGACGAGGCCCTGCGCTCGAGCCGGGCTCTACCCCCTGAGGTGATAGACGTCATCCGCTTGGTCCAGCGTGCCCACCCCATGGACGTGCTGCGCACGGCCGTATCCGCGCTGGCCGCCTTCGACCCGGACACCGAGGACAACTCAGAGGAGGCCACCCTGCGCAAAGCCATTCGCCTAACGGCCCAGGTGCCCACCATCGTCGCTGCCCACCACCGCATCCGCACAGGGCAGACGCCGGTGGCCCCCAACCCCGAGCTGAACCATGCCGCCAATTTCCTCTACATGCTGCACGGACGTGCGCCCAACGAGGAGGCGGCCAAGGCCCTGGATGTGGACTTCATCCTCCACGCTGAGCACGGCACCAATGCCTCCGCCTTCGCTGCCCGCGTCACCGTCTCCACCGGGGCCGACCTGCACGCCGCCATCGTCAGCGCCATCGGGACCCTTAAGGGGCCCATGCACGGGGGAGCGGCGGAGGCTGTCATGCGCATGGTTCAGGAGATCGGAGAGCCCGAGAGGGTGGAGGAGTATGTGCAACACGCCCTAGCGGAGGGGCGGCGCATTATGGGCATGGGGCACCGCGTCTACAAGGTGGAGGACCCCCGCGCCCGCCATATGCGGGAGAGGGCCCGTGTCCTGGGGGAGAAGATGGGCCAGCCCAAGTGGTACCGCATCCTAGAGCGTATAGCTGAGGTCACCTCCCCCCTGCGGGCCAGGGGCATATCCTTGAACGTGGACTTCTACGCCGGGGCCGTGTACTACCTGCTGGGCATACCCGAGGACCTGTTCGTACCCATGTTTGCCATCGGCCGCATGCCAGGGTGGTGCGCCCAAGTGCTGGAGCAGATGCGCAACAACATCCTCATCCGCCCCCTCCTGCACTACACAGGGCCCATGGACTTGGAGTACATCCCCTTGGAGGAGAGGGGCTAG
- a CDS encoding COX15/CtaA family protein produces MATTAAVYALVVLGGVVRATGASLACPDWPLCGDSILPPLERLVLIEYAHRVLAALVGVLVLASAAVALRRHRHRRALVVGAVAAVPLVMAQALIGREAVEQEMPAPLRAAHLAMALLTLASLIMATVDAWHMYRPRWAWGPALAALGVLALNLMGSFVANLGAGLAYGDWPLFAGKLVPSSHHLGQLHYAHRLFAAAMGVGLVALVWQARRHGRWAIGLGILALLLYLAQVMVGAANVWLRLATPARVAHLALAAAVWGVLVVMALGTPSPVVKEGGGARARRLIANR; encoded by the coding sequence ATGGCCACCACCGCCGCCGTATATGCCCTGGTGGTTCTGGGAGGGGTGGTGAGGGCCACGGGAGCCAGCCTCGCCTGCCCCGATTGGCCTCTGTGCGGGGACAGCATCCTTCCTCCTCTGGAGAGGCTAGTCCTCATCGAGTATGCCCATAGGGTTTTGGCCGCCCTGGTGGGGGTGTTGGTGTTGGCTTCGGCGGCGGTGGCCTTGCGGCGGCACCGGCATCGGCGGGCGCTGGTGGTGGGAGCAGTGGCGGCCGTGCCATTGGTGATGGCCCAGGCCCTCATCGGCCGGGAGGCGGTGGAGCAGGAGATGCCCGCCCCCTTGCGGGCGGCCCACCTGGCCATGGCCCTCCTCACCTTGGCCTCCCTCATTATGGCCACAGTGGATGCCTGGCATATGTACCGTCCCAGGTGGGCGTGGGGTCCGGCGCTGGCCGCTCTGGGGGTCCTGGCGCTGAACCTGATGGGGTCCTTCGTAGCCAATTTGGGGGCGGGCCTCGCCTACGGCGATTGGCCCCTCTTCGCTGGTAAGTTGGTGCCCTCCTCCCATCATTTGGGGCAGCTGCACTACGCCCACAGGCTTTTTGCTGCGGCCATGGGAGTTGGGCTTGTGGCCCTCGTGTGGCAGGCGCGGCGCCATGGGCGGTGGGCAATAGGCCTTGGCATATTGGCCCTGCTTTTGTATTTGGCGCAGGTGATGGTGGGGGCGGCCAACGTATGGCTGCGGCTGGCTACGCCTGCGCGCGTGGCCCATCTGGCCTTGGCGGCGGCGGTTTGGGGGGTCTTGGTGGTCATGGCCCTTGGGACCCCGTCGCCTGTAGTTAAGGAGGGGGGTGGGGCCCGTGCAAGGCGCCTTATCGCGAACCGTTAG
- a CDS encoding heme o synthase, whose translation MGPVQGALSRTVSLWQIVGAYIALTKPRIVLLLLVTAMPAMALAAGGWPEGGLMASVLLGGALAAGGANALNCYLERDVDQVMERTQRRPIPAGQVRPGHALALGLALGALGVGVVQVGAGTLPAALVLASYLFYVVVYTLGLKRATPLNIVIGGAAGAMPPLIGWTAVRGEMGWPGALMFGIVFLWTPVHFWALSLHYAADYRRAGVPMLPVVSGEEKTRLWIALHALATALVSLALPLVADVGKAYVAAAVALGGGLVGLALLLWRRPHSLSPLTLFHYSNLYLLCLFVAIGVDALAL comes from the coding sequence GTGGGGCCCGTGCAAGGCGCCTTATCGCGAACCGTTAGCCTTTGGCAGATCGTTGGCGCGTACATCGCCCTCACTAAGCCCCGCATCGTCCTCTTGCTGTTGGTCACCGCTATGCCCGCCATGGCCCTGGCTGCCGGGGGATGGCCCGAGGGCGGCCTTATGGCCTCTGTCCTCCTGGGTGGAGCCCTGGCCGCTGGTGGTGCCAATGCCCTCAATTGCTACCTGGAGAGGGATGTGGACCAGGTGATGGAGCGGACGCAGCGACGCCCCATCCCTGCGGGGCAGGTGCGCCCGGGCCATGCTCTAGCTCTGGGGCTGGCCTTAGGGGCCCTGGGGGTGGGAGTGGTGCAGGTGGGAGCAGGGACTTTGCCTGCCGCTCTTGTGCTGGCCTCTTACCTCTTCTATGTGGTGGTCTATACCCTCGGGCTCAAGCGCGCCACCCCCCTGAACATCGTTATCGGGGGGGCGGCAGGGGCTATGCCCCCCCTCATCGGCTGGACGGCAGTGAGGGGTGAGATGGGCTGGCCAGGGGCCCTTATGTTTGGCATCGTCTTCCTATGGACGCCCGTTCACTTCTGGGCGTTATCCCTTCATTATGCGGCCGATTACCGGCGGGCGGGGGTGCCCATGTTGCCCGTGGTCTCGGGGGAGGAGAAGACGCGCCTGTGGATCGCCCTCCATGCCCTGGCCACGGCCCTGGTTTCCCTGGCCTTGCCTTTGGTGGCAGATGTGGGCAAGGCCTATGTGGCAGCCGCCGTAGCCCTGGGAGGGGGGCTTGTGGGGCTCGCCCTCCTCCTATGGCGACGCCCCCATTCCCTATCTCCCCTCACCCTCTTCCATTACTCCAACTTGTATCTCCTGTGCCTCTTCGTGGCCATAGGGGTGGACGCCCTGGCTTTGTGA